The following proteins are encoded in a genomic region of Gossypium hirsutum isolate 1008001.06 chromosome D05, Gossypium_hirsutum_v2.1, whole genome shotgun sequence:
- the LOC107906797 gene encoding probable protein phosphatase 2C 59 yields the protein MGYLNSVLQSSSQVHSEDRPASGGGLSQNGKFSYGYASSPGKRSSMEDFYETRIDGVDGEIVGLFGVFDGHGGVRAAEYVKQNLFSNLIKHPKFISDTKSAIADAYNHTDSEFLKSENNQNRDAGSTASTAILVGNRLLVANVGDSRAVICRGGNAIAVSRDHKPDQSDERQRIENAGGFVMWAGTWRVGGVLAVSRAFGDRHLKQYVVADPEIQEEKIDNSLEFLILASDGLWDVVSNEEAVAMIKPIQDPEQAAKQLMQEAYQRGSADNITCVVVRFLVNQGGSSRNASATA from the exons ATGGGATATCTGAATTCGGTTTTGCAATCTTCAAGCCAGGTTCATTCTGAAGATCGTCCTGCCAGTGGCGGAGGCCTTAG TCAAAATGGAAAGTTTAGCTATGGCTATGCAAGCTCCCCGGGGAAGAGGTCTTCAATGGAAGATTTTTATGAAACAAGGATCGACGGTGTTGATGGAGAGATAGTTGGTCTTTTTGGAGTATTTGACG GTCATGGAGGTGTACGAGCTGCTGAATATGTGAAGCAAAACCTTTTCAGTAATTTGATCAAACATCCAAAGTTCATTTCTGACACCAAATCTGCTATAG CTGACGCATACAACCACACAGattctgaatttttaaaatcagaaAACAACCAGAATAGGGATGCTGGATCGACCGCTTCTACAGCTATTCTTGTTGGCAACCGTTTGCTAGTTGCAAATGTTGGGGATTCCCGAGCTGTTATCTGCAGAGGAGGCAATG CTATTGCTGTGTCTCGTGATCACAAGCCTGATCAAAGTGATGAGCGACAACGGATTGAGAACGCAGGAGGATTCGTCATGTGGGCTG GAACTTGGAGAGTGGGAGGTGTTCTTGCTGTTTCTCGTGCATTTGGTGACAGACACTTGAAGCAGTATGTTGTTGCTGATCCAGAAATTCAG GAGGAAAAGATTGACAACTCTCTTGAGTTCCTTATACTTGCAAGTGATGGACTATGGGATGTTGTTTCAAATGAG GAGGCAGTGGCAATGATAAAGCCAATACAGGATCCAGAGCAGGCAGCAAAGCAGCTGATGCAAGAGGCATACCAGAGAGGTAGCGCAGATAATATCACTTGCGTGGTGGTCCGATTCTTGGTCAATCAAGGGGGTTCCTCTCGCAATGCTTCTGCGACTGCGTAA
- the LOC107906795 gene encoding zinc finger protein CONSTANS-LIKE 4-like (The RefSeq protein has 1 substitution compared to this genomic sequence) has protein sequence MASKLCDSCKSATATVFCRADSAFLCSNCDSKIHAANKLASRHARVWVCEVCEQAPAHVTCKADAAALCITCDRDIHSANPLASRHERLPVTPFYDSVNSVPAVKPNGVVKFLEERYFSDVDGDADVSREEAEAASWLLPNPNHKAVDSPDVNSGQYVFSEMDPFLDLDYGHGDPKMEAQEQNSSGTDGVVPVQSKNVQAPSANDHCFDLDFTGSKSFSYGYNPNFISHSVSSSSLDVGVVPDGSTMTDISNPYGRGPESTHQTVQLSPADREARVLRYREKRKNRKFEKTIRYASRKAYAEMRPRIKGRFAKRTDIEVEVDRSNMYGFGVVPSF, from the exons ATGGCATCGAAGTTGTGTGACTCATGCAAATCAGCGACGGCGACTGTTTTCTGCCGGGCTGACTCGGCGTTTCTATGCTCCAACTGTGACTCCAAAATCCACGCAGCCAACAAGCTCGCCTCGCGTCACGCTCGAGTTTGGGTCTGTGAAGTCTGCGAGCAAGCGCCCGCTCACGTCACTTGCAAGGCCGATGCAGCCGCTCTCTGTATTACCTGCGACCGTGACATCCACTCCGCCAACCCTCTTGCTAGCCGACACGAGCGCCTCCCTGTAACCCCCTTCTACGACTCCGTCAATTCAGTCCCAGCCGTCAAACCCAACGGAGTTGTTAAGTTTCTGGAGGAGCGTTACTTCTCCGACGTGGACGGAGACGCTGATGTCAGCCGGGAGGAAGCGGAGGCGGCGTCGTGGCTGCTTCCGAACCCTAACCATAAGGCTGTGGACAGCCCGGACGTGAACTCGGGGCAGTACGTGTTCTCGGAGATGGACCCGTTTCTGGATCTAGATTACGGGCATGGGGATCCAAAAATGGATGCCCAGGAGCAGAACAGCTCCGGCACCGATGGGGTGGTCCCTGTCCAAAGCAAGAATGTTCAAGCTCCGTCGGCTAACGATCACTGTTTCGACTTGGACTTCACCGGATCCAAATCCTTCTCTTATGGCTACAACCCCAACTTCATCAGCCACAGC gtatcatcatcatcattggaTGTTGGGGTAGTCCCAGACGGAAGTACGATGACGGACATATCAAACCCGTACGGAAGAGGGCCTGAGTCAACACATCAGACGGTGCAGCTATCACCGGCGGACAGAGAAGCAAGGGTGCTGAGGTACAGAGAGAAGAGAAAGAACAGGAAGTTCGAGAAGACGATCCGTTACGCCTCCAGAAAAGCATACGCAGAGATGAGGCCGAGAATCAAAGGAAGGTTCGCGAAGCGTACGGACATAGAAGTCGAAGTGGATCGCAGTAACATGTATGGGTTTGGAGTTGTCCCGTCGTTTTGA